The genome window AAATATTCTAAAAGGAGGAGTAACGCCTGCAGGCGGTGGTGCTGTTGTGGGTGACGGAGGTATAGTAAAATTGATTAGCAGCAATGCCAATAGTTTAACTGTACAAGGTGATACCGGCGGAGAAACGCTTGGTACTAATGCAAATAAGTTAGCAATGCTAGCTGCCGGAGGAGCAGTAACTATTTCAGGAGAGGCAGGTCATAAGCTTGATGTTCAAAATACCATGATATTTGATATTTACGCAGGAGCAACTTTAACGGATCGGAGTCGTAGCTCTGCCCAAATTCCTACGGTAAATATCGGAGCAAACGGCGGGGCCGGTGTTGGCACAGCTACTTATATTCTTGATGCTCAAACCGGTGATTTTGCTGTTTTAACAGTAGGTAAAACCATTAGCTTTTTACATGAAGATTCTGTCTTGCAATTGCAAAATAGTTCAGTTGCGGATGATAGAACTATAACTTTAGCGGGGGTCCTTGATCCTTTAGCTCCTAATACAGGTAAAGTTACTATAAATTCCGTAATAGCCGGTAAGAAATTAACAATCAACGGTACTGCCGCCGGTGCTATACTAGGTACTAGGAATCATAAATTAAAAGAATTAACTATTATAGGTGCAGGGAAGTTAGATATAAAATCTACTATTTTTGCTAATAATCTATTTTTTAGAGCAAATACACAGTTAACGCAAGACGGTGATATTGAAGGTGATGTAGATTTCAAAAACCAAGACGCCTCTATAACAATCGCAGACGGTAAAAAAATTACCGGTAGCATAACAAGTACCGATAATGGGGCGGTTGTTACTAACGGTACTATAACATTTGACGGCGACGGTTCTATCGGTGGCAATGTTAAGGGGCTTAAATTGCTGCAAGTCGGGACTGGTAACGTATCGCTGCTAACCGGCGGTGATACCGTAATTGGCGAGATTCGAGGTAACGGTATCGGCATATTAACCTTACCTCAGAACTTTAAATTAACCGGCTCTATTAACAATGGCGTAGGTCAAGCGGTCCAGTTAAACTTCACAGGCGGTACTAATAGTGTTAGCGGTGTGGTAGGTACGGCAGCAAGCCCGGTCGGTAACATTACTACAAACGGTGCAACAAGTTTTGCAAGTAGCATTAATAGTAATGGTATTGTTACCTTATCACCTGGCTCGGTAAATATATTTGCTGACAATATAACGGCTAATAATGTAGTTGTAAGCGGAGCAACTTTAACATTCACCAATAATCTTACTGTTAATAGTAATTTAACCGGTAGAGATACTACGATTAATTTAAATGCAGCAACAGTATCATATACCGGTCAAAGTAGTTTTTCAGGTAAGTTAATTGTGACTACACGTTATGATCAAACAAAAAATTCCGGCGGTAATATAGTGATTACACCCGGTAGTAAAATGGATTTATCTTCACTAGATGAATTAGAGATTCAGTTTAACGGTGCCGATGTACGTATAGGAGAAATAAATGAAAATACTAAATATTCGCTAATATCTTCAGAGGACGGAAATGGACTGATTCCGTTGCCTGCCGATAAAATTAAATTTTTTATTAACGGTAATGATAATAGTTTCATTAAATGGTCGATAAATACTTCATCATTAACTTTATCAGCTACTAATATCTCCAATGAAATATTGCAAGAAGAAATAAATGAAGGCAGTTTTACACCGGAAGAATCGCAAGATATTTCAACACTTATCCGTGCACCTGAAGATACTGATGCGGATATTTTTAAAGACGAGTTTGGTTTTTTTACTATTGAGCAGCAAAAAGAAGCACTAGATCGTGTTACACCCGATATGGTAAGACCAGGAGCGGTAATAACTGCGGTAAATACGCAAGCAGTATCTCATAATATAGTCAGTAATTTAACTTCTTTAGGCTCGCGAATAAATACAGTTCAGACAAGTCAAAATAAAGTTGCTATTTCTGCCGGTGATGAGGCAGAAGTAGATTTCGGTGCATGGGCTAGTCCTTTTGTCGGGAATAGTACTCAAAAGGCACGAAATAATCTAAGTGGTTATAAATCTAACTCAACTGGCGGCACTGTTGGTTTTGATAGTTTAGTAGGCAATGATTTCTTACTTGGGGTTGCTTATACTAGAGCTGACACTAAGGTAAAGCAGAAAAACAATAATGTCGGTGATAAAAGTAAAATATTGAGCAATATTTACTCTTTATACGGCTTATATAATATACCAAATAAAAATTGGTTTTTTGAAATTATAGCTTCTTACGGTGATAGTAAAGTTAAGAATTATTCACAGCGTAATATTGCTTCGGGTAGAAATTTGATCAATTATGAAATGGCAATCGGTAAATATAAATCACGTTCATATACCGGACAGATTTTAGCCGGTTATAGCTATTTAGCTCCAAAAGCTATTAATTTAACACCGACCGTGGGGGTTAGATATTCCGATATTAGAGATTCAGGATATACTGAGACCGGTACAACTTTCCAAAACTTAATCGTTAAAGGAAAGAAGTATAATACGATTGAAGGGCTTGCGGGTGTTAGAATGTCAAAAGATATTAACGTAGAAAATATAGTTTTAATCCCTGCAATTTACGGCATGCTAGACTATAACTTTAAAGATAAAACTCCTGCTATCGATGCTAGGTTACAAGGGATGGACAGCCCATTTACGACTAATAGCTTTAAGCCTGCTAAAACTAGCTTTAACTTTGGTGTCGGTGTGACTGCCAAATACCGAATGATGGAATACGGCGTTAATTACGATGCGAATGCGGCGAGTAAATATTTCGCTCAACAAGGTAGCTTAAAAATACGGGTAAATTTTTAGATTCTTGCGTAAGATTTCTAATTGATTTGCTTTAAATCAGTGTAATCAATTTTGCGGTCTAGGTGAACAAAATTTTTGTGGATACGATAGCCTGGGTGAATTGCCAAGCTAGAGCAACTAGGTTATCACGGTAGGTATTGCCTTTGGTTGCAATACCGAAAAATTGTACTTATAATTGATAGGAATTTATTAAAGTCATCCTTAGGTCCTATGCACTTTTAATATAATAATCATAATTATGGCTCTTTTTAGCTGCAAATTATAAGATTTTTTTGAAATATGAATAACTATTACTGCAAAAATTTTATTAATTCTCGCTTAAAAATATCTCATAATTATAATCATTAATCAAAAGTGCACAGAACCTAGGCTTATTTCGTTCGATTATTCTCGGCACTTTATCATACCTCAACTTAGTTAAAATTTTTATCTATGATGAGAATGATTTTATATTAAATATACGAGCCTTTAAAAGCAAAGAGAATTATTTTTTGTTATATAAAATTAATTACTTTAAACAACTCATTAACGGGGAGTAGTATAATATCAAATGATATTGTTAGGTGCTGTGAGGAAAATTTAAAGGGTGGGGCAAATTGCCCCTGTCCTTATTCTAATTTATCCAAAATTGCTATAATCACCTAACACGTTAATATCATTTATCATATCTTGATGTTGATTTTCTATTAATTCGTCAACTTGTTCTTCTATAGTCATAAGTTTTACTTTTGTAGGTTTATCAACTATAAGTTTCTGCATTTCAATAGTTATTTTCTCTATCTCAACGGCACTATAAAGTATCGCAGTTTTATCTGTTATGTCTTTTACAGTACCTTCCATTATAAGTTTATTTTTAGCACTTATTGTAGTATCATTAATTATTATAGAAGTTATATCATTTACCGATTCTTGAAATATATTAATTTTTGTAGCTAGTTGATTAAAATTTATGTTTTGTTGTTCAATTAATTTGTCGACTTGCTCGTCTATAATCATAAATTTTAATTTTGTAAGCTTATCATTTAGAAGTAGTCGCATGCTAGCTTCTACTGCTCCTCTATCAACTTTACTAGTAAGAAGCTTAATTTTCTGCGATATATCTTTTATAGTATCTATCATTATAGCTTTATCTTTGGCACTTACCTCAGTATTATTAACTATTTTATTATGTAATTCATTAGCTAATTTTTGATACTTTACTCTATACAATAAGTTATATATATTTTTAAAACCATATTTTATAGCTAAACTTAATGCTGTATTACCATACTCATCAGAGGAATCAATAGCATAGTAGGACACTTTAGGTATAAGCATTTCGCAAACTCTTTCAAAACCTTTACTTGCAGCATCCTTTAATACATTACGATAATTAATAGTCTCATCGGACATTCGAGGAATAAGTAGCTCACAAACTTTTTCTAAGTTGTAAAATATAGCCAAATATAATGCTGTATCATGATTATTATCAGGCTGATTAATAGCCTCATCGGACATTTTAGAAATAAGTATTTCACAAATCTTTTCTAACTTATTCCTAATAGCCACAATTAATGCTGTATTACCATAATCATCAACTTTACTCAATTCGGTTGTATCCATTTGAGCAATTAATTCTTGTGCGTTTACTTCATTCTTTGATCGTATTGCTTTTATTAACTTTTCAAATGAATAAACCTTTTTTTTAGGCATATTTCCTCCTTATTAAATTTTATAATTTTTAATATTTTATTAAAAATGAGCTATAGAAAGAATCATAATAAGGAGTTTTAAGAATGCAATAGAAATTTAATTAGAAGTGTAAATAAATGAATTGAGGTGCTTTAAGAAATATATAAGTTAGTTTTTTTGATAATATTTAAAATTCGGAATTTAAAAGAGATTTAATACAAAAATTAGACATTTTGGAACATAAAAGGAGCATATGGATTTTTTAGAAAACGAAGAGAAACGCCGAAACCCTGAAAGGGCTTGGCGAGAATGACGGGACTCGAACCCGCGACCTTCTGCGTGACAGGCAGACGCTCTAACCAACTGAGCTACATCCCCTTATACATGAGAGATAACGATATATATAACAATTCTTCTATTTCTGCAAGAGTAAAATATCTTATTTTATCAAAAAATATACAGAACCTAACGTTTAGATTTTATAGCGTATTCCTAATATTATAATCAGTAGATATCTCTATTAATCCAAATTAGTCACTATTAGTTGAAGCTTTGAAAATTATTATACTTTTTAAGAACTTTGTTAAAAAAGAAAAACCTATTGGTTATATTTATATTAACAAAATCTTACTTTATTAATAATTATTAGAGGTTTTATATGACTAAACCATATGTCATTAAATTAACTACTCCTTTTGAGCGTATTAAACTTTATAATCCTATACCCGAGATTGCTCTTAGAAGTGCTATTATTATGCAGGCAATAATAGATGCAACTAATACTTCTACCAAGAAAGAAGCAACAAAAGCAGAATATAACGCTAAAAAATGGCTTTTTGAAAATAATGAAAATTTTAATGCTACCTGCTTAGAAATGGGCATTGAGCCTAATTATGTAAGGAAGACTGCTAAAAAGCTAATTAAATCGCAACAAAATAAGGATAAGCATCCTAAGTTTAAATTAAATTAATTTGTAATAAAACTTGAAATTACTCTAAATATAAATTAATTGTATAGGTGTTACTTAGTAACGCCTATACAATTAATTATTTTAGATTATAAAGGTTATTTATGATTATTTCAGTTTCAGCTCAACATATTTCGATCGGTAATAGCTTACAAGAATATTCCAAAGAGAGGGCTACGCAAGTCGTTAAAAAATATTTTACCGATATAATAAATATAGATATACATTTTTCAAAAGAGGGAATTAACTTTAAATGTGATATTATAGTAAAATATGGCTCAGGTAAACATAGTATAGTCAAAAGTAATGATAGTTGTAGCGATATATATGTAGCTTTTGATAAAGCTATGTCAAAACTAGAAAAACAGCTTAGAAAATATAAATCAAAATTCAAAAATCATCATGCGGGTAAAGTAAAAATATCAGAAATTGCTTACGAAGGTACCAAATATATTATTAATCCGCAATCTGATAGTGAAACCTCTAACTCCGAAGATAATGATAATCCGGCAATTATCGCTGAAAAGCCTGTAGAAATATTAAAATTATCAGTAAAAGAAGCGGTAATGAAAATGGATTTAGAAGATTTACCTGCGGTAGTATTTAAAAATATCAATAATGATCGTATCAATATAGTTTATTATCGTAAAGACGGTAATATTTCTTGGGTAGATTATAATTAATGATTATTATCCCTTATAAAGGAGTTACGCCAAGAATCGATAAAACTGCATATATTGCCGAAGGCAGCTCTTTAATAGGAGATGTTGAAATAGGTAGTAATTCAAGTATTTGGTTTAATACGGTTCTTAGAGGCGACGTTGAATCAATAAAAATAGGAAATAATACTAACGTGCAAGACGGTAGTGTAATTCATACTTCAAGATTTAACGGACCGGTAGAAATAGGCGATAATATAACTATCGGTCATCTCTCTCTTATTCATGCCTGTACAATACATAATAATGCTTTTATCGGCATGAGTACTACGATAATGGATTATGCAGTAATAGAAGAATATGCTTTTATTGCTGCAGGAAGTCTTATCCCACCAAAGAAGATAATTAAATCTAAAGAATTATGGATGGGTTCCCCTGCAAAATTTGTTAGATATTTAGCTGATCAAGATTTAGAATATATGCAAGATAACGTAAGAAATTATGTAGAACTTGCAAATGTTTATAAGATACTCGTTTAATTTGAAAAATTGGCGTCGTTGTTTCATATTTTTTGATCCTCACGTAGTTTGTCTACGCTGCGGTCAAAAAATATGAAACGCCTTGCTCTTTTCCAAATTAAACTTCGTCTCTCTACTTTTCATTTATCAGACGGTATATAAGAATCCTTAAATGCCTTAACCGTATTTTTAAGTAAAAAAGCAATAGTCATCGGTCCGATACCGCCCGGAACAGGAGTAATATATTTTACTTTAGATTTAACATTTTCAAAATCAACATCACCGATAATCTTATTGCCGCTAATTCTATTAATTCCTACATCAATTACTATAGATTCAGGATTAAAATATTCGGTAGTGAATTTTAAAGGTGACCCAATAGCCGCAACAACTATATCGGCTTTAGAAGTGATAGAGCTTAGATTTTGCGATTTGGAATGGCAAATAGTAACACTGCAATCTTCTTTTAACAGTAATGCACTTAAAGGTTTACCTACTATATTCGAGCGTCCAATAATTACAACGTTTTTACCGGTTAAATTAGGTTTGTATTTTTTTATAACCGCAAGGCAACCAAGGGCAGTGCAGGGTATAAAACCTTGACTAATCCCGCTATGTAAGTAACCGACGTTTAAAGGATGAAAACCATCGATATCTTTAGAAGGTGATACTGCTGATAAAATTTTATTTTTATCTATGGAGTTTGGTAAAGGAAGCTGAACTATAATTCCTGAAATCTCGTTATCAAGGTTTAACTCATTGATTTTCAATATTAAATCATCAGTATGAATAGTAGTAGATAGATTTACTAATAAAGTATCAATTCCTATTTTATGTGCATTGCTTATTTTATTCCTGACATAAATAATACTTGCCGGATTATCGCCTACTAGTACTATAGCAAGTTTCGGTGAAGCGTTGGTTTGATTTTTAAGTTCTTGAATTTCTAGCTTTAAATTTGCTAGTATTTCATTTGCTAACGCTTTACCGTCAATTATATTATTCACTATATTTTTATCCTTTTTCAGTTGTCACCCCGTGGCTTGACCACGGGGTCCAGCTTAAAATATTAACATTATTAGTATTTTAAAATTATTTTTCTAGATACCGTGGTCAAGCCACGGTATGACAAAGTGGATTCCTGCTTTCGCAGGAATGACATCGAACACTTACTGCTTTTCCCCATATTTAGTAGTGGAATACTCAAAATGTAGAGCCTTGCCGTCAAATACTCTACTATAAGCATGATGAAGGCTACTTGCTGCTTCGGCAAAACCCGTAAGAATAAGCTTAAGCTTACCGGGATAATGAGCAATATCGCCAATGGCGTAAATACCCTCTATGTTAGTTTGATAATAGGAGTTATCTACTTCAATATGGTGAAGCTTAACACTTAAACCCCAATTTGCTAAGCTACCTAAATCTTGTTTTAAACCAAAAAACGGTAGTAATATATTGGCATCTAATTTGCGAGTATTATTTTGTAGATCTTTAACTATAACCGATTGAAGTTCACTATTATTACCATCTAAAGCATTTAATTGATAACCGGTTACTAACTCGATTTTACCGGTTTCTGCAATATGCCTTAATTGCCTTACGCTTTCAGGGGCAGCCGTAAATTTATCCCGCCTATGTACTAAATATATTTTATTTGCAATCTCCGAAAGAGAAATAGCCCAGTCAACAGCCGAATCCCCGCCGCCTGCTATAACTATATTTTTACCTGCAAATTTGCTTTTATCATTGATGAAATAAAAAACCGACTTGCTTTCAAAATCTTCAATATTTGCAAGGGGCGGTTTATTTGGACCGAATGAACCTGCTCCTGCTGCAATAATAATAACTTTGCTTTTAATAAGAGTGTTTTTTGAGGTTTTAATTTCAAAAAAATCATCTTGTTTATTTAGCTCTATAGCTTGCTGATTTAAGTGATATACAGGATTAAAAGGAGCAGCTTGAAGCTCTAACTGTTTTATTAGCTCTTCTGCTGCAATTTTAGGATAAGCCGGTATATCGTAAATAGGTTTTTCAGGGTATAGGGTAATACACTGACCACCAATAACTTCTTGTGCATCAATAACATGACATTTCATGCCAAGCATTCCCGCTTGAAAAACTGCAAATAATCCAACCGGACCGGCACCTATTATTACAACATCAGTATTATACATTACTTTTTATATTTAAATTTTAAAAAGGATTTTATTGGATATTGAGGAAATAATCAAATAGATATTGATTTAATATGTCCTAACTTAGCCCAGTTAAGAATTTTTTGATCTCTAGTAAGTAGGGTGACTCCAAGACATTTTGCTGTTGCTACAATAATTCTATCAGCAGGATCACCGTGAAAGTCGTCTATAAGAGAAATGCTTTCAGCAGCAATTTCCGGAGAAATATCTTTAATAGATAATCCGTTGATATTTGTTATAGAATTCAGAAAATCTTTTATAGGTTCGTAAACATTAATACGCTTTTTAAAGTTAAGCATAGCTATTTCCCATAATGAAATAGAACTAAGAAATAATTGCGAATTTTCTTGAGCTAAATTGATTTTGTGTTTTATTTGTTCTGATAATTCTTCAGGTTGTAATATTGACCACAATAAAACATGGGTATCTAGTACTAAGCCATTATTAATGTTCTGCATTCCATTTTTCTTCTATTGGATCTAATATATCTGCTTTTATCTCAGCTTTATTTTTTAGCATACCGAATATTGAGGTCTTTTTAGTGTTTATAGGCAATATTTGTGCTACTTCCCTATCTCTTTTAGTAATTATAATGGATTCTTTATCGGTTTGTAATTTTTCTATTATTTCAAGGCAATGAGATTTAAATTGACTGATTGCTATTTTAGTAGTCATTTTATATACCAAAAAGTAAAAGTACTATTATAGTATAATAGTCAAATAAAATAGTCAATTATATTTTTAATTTATTTGTAAATATATTCTGTGGGAAAAATATCATAAATTCATATTTAAATATGACTATTTCTTAAACTAGCCTTGTAAAATCGTTAAAATTTGTCAAAGATTAATAATGAATATTAATTATTTTTATTAAAATTATGAAAAATAACTTTAAAATTCTACGAAATATTATCGGTTTTATTATCTTAACTATAAGTGCAGGAAATAGCTTCGCCTCGTCTGCTAATGCTTTTTTCCTTGTTAGTGCAACGGTTTTACCGTCTTGTATAGTCACGGCTACTCCTTTAGCTTTTGGTACGTATGTTCCAACTGCTGATTCTTTGCAAACAAACACACTTACTATAACTTGTACTTTAGGTACTGGTTATACCGTTTCATTAAATGCCGGTACCGCACCTGCCGCTACAACAAGTACTCGCAAAATGACAGGTCTCGTTAACACTACTAGCTATTTACCTTATAATCTTTATTCTAATGCAGCAAGAACTCAAAATTGGGGAAATCAATCAAGCGACTGGGTACCGGGAACAGGTACGGGATTACCTCAAACGCTCACAATATACGGAAAAATACCTCAAGGGGCAAATGTTCCTTCTGATACTTATAACGATACAATTACAGTAACCGTAGCATATTGATATTATGAAAAAATATTTTTTAAGATTTCTACCTATTCTATTTATATTATTTACTTTTAATGTTTTTGCTAGTGTTACTATCGTACCTGTCAATATAGAGATAAGTAAAAATAATAAAATAGCAACTATGACGGTGCAAAATAATGATTATACACCTAAAAAGTTTCAGCTACTTCTTTTAAAACGTGTGTATGAAAATGGTACAGAAGAATATAAAGAAACTACGGATTTAGTGGCAACTCCGGTAACATTTACCTTGCACGGCGGTAAAACACAATTGATACGGTTAGCTTTAAAAAATACACAGAATTTTTCTACTAGAGAAAAAGACTATAGAATCATATTAAGAGAATTACCTCGTAGAGTAAAACTAGAGAATAGTGCTACCTCTACGGTAAATCTTGTTGTTCAACATAGTATACCTATAACAATATCAAGGTAATAGTACTAGTACCCTTAACTTTAAATAAATAAGCTAATGTGCTTTTTAAATAAAATAATATCAGTTTTTATAGGTATTATTTTATTTATACCGCTAAGCTTTGCAGATGAAATTATCTCCGAATCTCTTGAAGACAATTTACCTCAAACCACAGCGGATACAAACGTGCATGAGGATAAAATGTTAGGACCATTGCCCCAATTGCCTCTAGAAGTAGAATTTGAGAATAGCTCTAATGAAGTTGCGGGCGACAACGAATTGATTGTCTCGCTAAAAGTTAATTATACCGAAACTGATATATTCCCAACTATAGTGCAAAACGCTCAAGGTCATTATTTAATTCCTCTTGAAGACATAGAACATTTTAATGTTCAAGAAGATTATCTTAAACAGGGCCTCGTGAACTATCACGATACTGCATATATTAATCTAGATTTGCTCGAAGGTACTAAATATGATTTAAACTTCGAGAATTTAGATTTAAACATTACTTTTCCAGCGGAAAAAATGCAACCTCAATCATTTGATGCTTCAGGCGGTCCTATGCAAAATGTTGATACTAAACTTATTAGCGGTGCATATCTTAATTATGACATAACTCTTAGCCAAAATGATGATATTAATTATTTAGCCGGAGTAGAGGAACTTAATTATTTTACTGAAAACGGCGTATATAGCTATAGTTTTTTATTTCAAACCGAAGCCGTTAAATCAAATTTTTCTAAAGTTAAAAATACTTCAAGAAACCAAAATAAATTTACACGTTTAGAAACAAATTGGACATATGAGAATGTAGATAAAATGACTAATTGGCGGGTAGGGGATAGTATAACTAAAGCATCTTCTTGGTCTAATTCAACTAGATTTGCTGGTATTCAGTATACTACTAATTTTGCGGTTAGACCGAATTTAGTTACTTATCCGTTACTGGATTTTAGAGGGAAATCAGAACTTCCAAGCAGTATAGAAATATTTTCAAATAGTGTGCCTATATATAATGCTAAAGCTCATATGGGGGATTTTGACGTAACAAACATTCCGGTTATTACCGGTAGAGGTGATTTAATAGTCAAAACTCAAGATATAACCGGTAAAGTTCAAACAATCACCATTCCTTATTATGCATCACCGAGTTTACTGCGCGAAGGGCTTTCAAATTTTTCTTATGAAGCCGGATTTCAAAGACAAGATTTTGCGATATATAGCAATGATTATAAATATTTAGTTCTAAATACCGATTATATGCTTGGTATGAATGATTATTTAACAAGCGGTGGACATTTTGAATTTTTAAAAAATAATGGAGCAGTAGGGGTAACTAATAACTTAAAAATCGGAAATTTTGGAATTATAGGCATTTCAGCTGCAAGTAATATCAAAAATTTCGGTCGTTCTCAAAGAATTAATTGCGGTTATACTTATGAATCGGAATATTTTGACATTAATAGTAATTTAGATTGGAATAATAGCAATTATCAGGATGTATATAACTATCCCGATAAAACTTTTTCAAGTTTAAATTATCAGATTTCAGCTAGCTGCGGTAATACCGATTTTGGTAATAT of Rickettsia tillamookensis contains these proteins:
- a CDS encoding fimbria/pilus periplasmic chaperone produces the protein MTVQNNDYTPKKFQLLLLKRVYENGTEEYKETTDLVATPVTFTLHGGKTQLIRLALKNTQNFSTREKDYRIILRELPRRVKLENSATSTVNLVVQHSIPITISR
- a CDS encoding spore coat U domain-containing protein, producing the protein MKNNFKILRNIIGFIILTISAGNSFASSANAFFLVSATVLPSCIVTATPLAFGTYVPTADSLQTNTLTITCTLGTGYTVSLNAGTAPAATTSTRKMTGLVNTTSYLPYNLYSNAARTQNWGNQSSDWVPGTGTGLPQTLTIYGKIPQGANVPSDTYNDTITVTVAY
- a CDS encoding type II toxin-antitoxin system Phd/YefM family antitoxin, coding for MTTKIAISQFKSHCLEIIEKLQTDKESIIITKRDREVAQILPINTKKTSIFGMLKNKAEIKADILDPIEEKWNAEH
- a CDS encoding fimbria/pilus outer membrane usher protein, which codes for MCFLNKIISVFIGIILFIPLSFADEIISESLEDNLPQTTADTNVHEDKMLGPLPQLPLEVEFENSSNEVAGDNELIVSLKVNYTETDIFPTIVQNAQGHYLIPLEDIEHFNVQEDYLKQGLVNYHDTAYINLDLLEGTKYDLNFENLDLNITFPAEKMQPQSFDASGGPMQNVDTKLISGAYLNYDITLSQNDDINYLAGVEELNYFTENGVYSYSFLFQTEAVKSNFSKVKNTSRNQNKFTRLETNWTYENVDKMTNWRVGDSITKASSWSNSTRFAGIQYTTNFAVRPNLVTYPLLDFRGKSELPSSIEIFSNSVPIYNAKAHMGDFDVTNIPVITGRGDLIVKTQDITGKVQTITIPYYASPSLLREGLSNFSYEAGFQRQDFAIYSNDYKYLVLNTDYMLGMNDYLTSGGHFEFLKNNGAVGVTNNLKIGNFGIIGISAASNIKNFGRSQRINCGYTYESEYFDINSNLDWNNSNYQDVYNYPDKTFSSLNYQISASCGNTDFGNISVNFLSFVVNNTIQQGKRTNIISSTYQRNITKKGFLSFTIGTDLNSKRKNNFAYMSFNFNLDGNKSISFTDSYQNKYHTKQLGISSPVTSNMGWGYNANIIKAKATNYNVQLNRNGKNNDIGVYLQKNDAETMKQFNIKGGIVSIDKSYYVTRPITGGLALIKVNSLKNVGVYNNNLLAGYTDDKGKMLVPNVTPYVPSEIRLDDENLPLNTEFEEIALKVAPKTKSAVLLDFNVKIIKSVEMTMFNSNKHFIPFDSTVTIEGLNEEIFVGYDGKVYINDIKDLEVLNGSICDENEENNRCCHFNVPVNRDLNDPVIDLGEAICK